One part of the Gammaproteobacteria bacterium genome encodes these proteins:
- a CDS encoding tryptophan--tRNA ligase, translating into MLSGMRSSGSMHLGHYHGVLKNWLQLQHKYECYFFVADWHALTTHYDDTSGLEDQMWNMVVDWLAVGINPKIATLFVQSKVPEHAELFLLLSMITPLGWLERVPTYKEQQEKLKEKDLATYGFLGYPLLQSADILMYKADAVPVGEDQVVHVELTREIARRFNHVFGREPEFEAKAGRAVTKLGGKKRRIYEDARLRYQEQGDTEALAAGREVVESHPNLTVADKERLLGYIEGSGRIILNEPQALLTEVPKLPGLDGQKMSKSYGNTIPLREETDVVAKKIRQMPTDPARVRRTDPGEPEKCPVWEFHKIYSDDQRQEWVQEGCRSAGIGCIECKQPIIDAVVAELEPIQQRGAEFEANPDMVRGIIKEGSERARDTARETMDEVRHAMGLNYR; encoded by the coding sequence ATCCTCTCCGGCATGCGTTCGTCGGGCAGCATGCACCTCGGGCACTACCACGGCGTGCTCAAAAACTGGCTCCAGCTGCAGCACAAATACGAGTGCTACTTCTTTGTGGCCGACTGGCACGCACTGACCACCCACTATGACGACACATCGGGGCTGGAAGATCAGATGTGGAACATGGTCGTCGACTGGCTCGCAGTTGGCATCAACCCGAAGATAGCTACTCTCTTTGTCCAGTCCAAAGTGCCGGAGCACGCTGAGCTGTTTCTGTTGTTGTCCATGATTACGCCCCTTGGCTGGCTCGAGCGCGTTCCGACCTACAAGGAACAGCAGGAGAAGCTGAAGGAAAAAGATCTCGCCACCTACGGCTTCCTGGGTTATCCGCTGCTGCAGTCAGCCGACATTCTCATGTACAAGGCAGACGCGGTGCCGGTCGGCGAAGACCAGGTAGTGCATGTGGAACTTACTCGCGAGATTGCCCGTCGCTTTAACCACGTGTTTGGTCGTGAGCCGGAATTTGAAGCGAAAGCTGGCCGGGCAGTCACCAAGCTTGGCGGCAAGAAGCGCAGAATTTATGAGGATGCCCGGCTGCGCTACCAGGAGCAGGGCGACACCGAAGCGCTGGCCGCCGGGCGCGAGGTAGTCGAATCACACCCGAATCTTACGGTTGCCGACAAGGAACGGCTGCTTGGTTACATCGAGGGTAGTGGCCGGATAATACTGAACGAGCCGCAGGCCTTATTGACCGAGGTGCCCAAGCTGCCGGGACTCGACGGGCAGAAAATGTCCAAGTCATACGGCAACACAATCCCGCTGCGTGAAGAAACCGATGTGGTGGCAAAGAAAATTCGCCAGATGCCCACTGACCCGGCGCGCGTAAGACGTACGGACCCGGGCGAGCCGGAGAAGTGCCCGGTTTGGGAGTTTCACAAGATCTATTCGGATGACCAGCGCCAGGAGTGGGTGCAGGAAGGCTGCCGCTCAGCCGGGATCGGCTGCATCGAATGTAAACAACCGATAATCGATGCGGTGGTCGCCGAGCTGGAGCCAATCCAGCAGCGCGGCGCCGAATTCGAGGCCAATCCGGACATGGTGCGCGGTATCATTAAGGAAGGCAGCGAACGCGCGCGCGATACTGCGCGGGAAACTATGGACGAAGTCCGTCACGCCATGGGGCTGAATTACCGCTGA
- a CDS encoding site-2 protease family protein, with the protein MQSFTLVQKIVLFAPPMLLAITLHEVAHGAVARYFGDRTAEMLGRLTINPLKHIDPMGTVAVPLAMIVMGVPFIFGWAKPVPVATRNLRNPRRDMMFVAAAGPAANLLMALGWAVILKLGFVLQVAATPGFRAVAVMATFGITINVFLAVLNMLPIPPLDGGRVASGLLPPRLSDTLDRVEPYGFLILLGLMFAGVLWPIMMPLVNGTTGLIELLAGL; encoded by the coding sequence ATGCAGAGCTTCACACTGGTCCAGAAAATCGTTCTCTTTGCGCCGCCAATGTTACTGGCGATAACGCTGCACGAGGTTGCGCACGGTGCAGTGGCGCGTTACTTCGGCGACCGCACTGCCGAGATGCTGGGCCGGCTCACAATCAATCCGCTAAAACATATAGACCCTATGGGCACGGTGGCTGTGCCACTGGCGATGATTGTCATGGGCGTACCGTTTATTTTCGGCTGGGCGAAGCCGGTGCCGGTGGCGACGCGCAATCTGCGCAATCCGCGTCGGGATATGATGTTTGTTGCGGCCGCAGGCCCTGCCGCAAACCTGCTTATGGCATTAGGCTGGGCGGTGATACTGAAGCTGGGCTTCGTCCTGCAGGTGGCTGCCACACCGGGCTTCCGGGCTGTTGCTGTGATGGCAACTTTCGGTATCACTATCAACGTGTTCCTTGCAGTCCTTAATATGCTTCCGATACCGCCGCTGGATGGTGGGCGCGTCGCCAGCGGGCTATTACCGCCGCGCCTGTCAGATACTCTCGATCGCGTTGAGCCGTACGGGTTCCTGATTCTGCTCGGGCTCATGTTCGCCGGCGTCCTCTGGCCGATTATGATGCCGTTGGTCAATGGCACCACCGGTCTGATTGAGTTACTTGCAGGGCTCTGA
- a CDS encoding threonylcarbamoyl-AMP synthase yields the protein MSQFLQIHPRNPQPRLISRVVDIIRGGGVIVYPTDSCYALGCHVGNKAAMERVRRIRQAGRDHNFTLVCNNLAEISSYARVDNATYRLLRSLTPGPYTFILQATREVPKRLQNPKRKTIGIRIPDHPVALALLESLGQPIMSSTLLLPGDDMPLNDTDEFEERLGNLVDAVVDSGNCGIEPTTVIDLVGSQPEIVRVGKGSVEAVAR from the coding sequence TTGAGCCAGTTTCTTCAAATTCATCCGCGTAATCCGCAACCACGGCTAATCAGTCGTGTTGTTGACATAATCAGGGGCGGCGGCGTAATCGTCTATCCAACCGATTCCTGCTACGCGCTCGGCTGCCATGTTGGCAACAAAGCGGCAATGGAGCGCGTGCGCAGGATCCGCCAGGCCGGACGAGACCATAATTTTACTCTGGTCTGCAACAATTTGGCAGAAATTTCGTCCTATGCCCGGGTCGATAATGCCACCTACCGGTTGCTTCGGTCGCTTACGCCCGGCCCGTATACCTTTATTTTGCAGGCGACACGGGAAGTACCCAAGCGGCTGCAGAACCCGAAGCGAAAGACCATCGGCATACGCATCCCGGATCATCCGGTTGCGCTGGCGCTGCTCGAAAGCCTCGGCCAGCCCATCATGAGTTCGACCTTATTGTTGCCCGGAGATGATATGCCGCTGAACGATACGGATGAATTTGAAGAGCGCCTGGGTAACCTGGTCGACGCGGTTGTCGACAGCGGTAATTGCGGGATCGAGCCAACCACGGTTATTGACCTTGTCGGCAGCCAGCCCGAAATTGTCAGGGTCGGTAAGGGCAGTGTCGAAGCGGTTGCGCGTTGA
- a CDS encoding septation protein A: MQIFYDFFPVIAFFAAYKLYDIYVATGVIIVAVLLQVLIHWLRTRTISRMHSISAALVLVFGGITLALRNEIFIQWKPTVLNVLFGLVFLASQYIGEKPIIQRMLDASVDLEAKHWRTLNTMWALFFIFLGIVNVFVVYNFSEDAWVNFKLFGMLGLTVAFALLQGFWIARKMPPEELTDSSDNNSAE; the protein is encoded by the coding sequence ATGCAGATATTCTACGACTTCTTTCCGGTGATCGCGTTCTTTGCCGCCTACAAACTGTACGACATCTACGTCGCTACCGGCGTAATCATCGTTGCCGTGCTGCTGCAGGTGCTCATCCATTGGCTGCGCACCCGCACCATCAGCCGCATGCACTCGATCAGTGCGGCTCTGGTGCTCGTATTCGGAGGCATCACGCTGGCGCTGCGCAACGAGATATTTATCCAGTGGAAACCCACTGTCCTCAATGTGCTTTTTGGCCTGGTCTTCCTTGCCAGCCAGTACATTGGCGAAAAGCCGATTATCCAGCGCATGCTTGACGCCAGCGTAGACCTCGAGGCAAAACACTGGCGCACGCTCAATACGATGTGGGCGTTGTTTTTCATTTTTCTCGGCATCGTCAATGTATTCGTCGTGTATAACTTTTCCGAGGATGCCTGGGTCAATTTCAAGCTGTTTGGCATGCTGGGGCTGACAGTGGCATTTGCCCTGTTACAGGGCTTCTGGATCGCGCGCAAGATGCCGCCGGAAGAACTGACCGATTCGTCTGATAATAATTCGGCCGAATGA
- a CDS encoding BolA family transcriptional regulator — protein MNVRVEQIRERLQSLHPVCVEIEDDSHLHEGHPGARDGRGHFRVRIVADCFADESKLSRHRMVYQALGSLMQSEIHALSISTLTPAEAGPDEDN, from the coding sequence ATGAACGTGCGGGTTGAGCAGATTCGCGAGCGGCTGCAATCATTGCACCCGGTATGCGTGGAAATCGAGGACGACTCACATCTCCACGAGGGCCATCCCGGCGCCAGAGACGGACGCGGACACTTCCGGGTTCGAATTGTTGCAGATTGTTTTGCCGATGAATCGAAACTAAGCCGCCACCGCATGGTCTATCAAGCTCTTGGAAGTTTAATGCAAAGCGAGATCCACGCTTTGAGTATCAGCACGCTGACGCCGGCCGAAGCCGGCCCTGATGAGGACAACTAA
- a CDS encoding peptidylprolyl isomerase produces the protein MKSFLIASFAALLTVAATAEARPMAKVNNVEITEEMFTAFVSSRTQKPVAELTDQDRELLTEELIKLVAVGTEARRKKVQSDPEVAAKLQLQELSFLAQTYLQKHLEDQPVSPDKLQALYDTRYGNKPMTEYKARHILVDSPNTARQVISELEAGGDFVTLAAKYSTGPSANSGGDLGWFTRQQMVPEFADAVVALNDGAHSAAPVQTQYGWHIIFKEGQRETPPPQLGAVGQELERELQQQEIQSLVEGLRESAKVRTYQ, from the coding sequence ATGAAATCTTTTTTAATTGCCAGTTTCGCCGCCCTGTTGACTGTTGCTGCTACCGCCGAGGCGCGGCCGATGGCAAAGGTAAACAACGTCGAGATTACCGAGGAGATGTTTACGGCCTTTGTGAGCAGCCGCACCCAGAAGCCGGTCGCAGAGTTGACTGATCAGGATCGCGAGCTGCTCACTGAGGAGTTGATAAAGCTCGTCGCCGTTGGCACAGAGGCTCGTCGCAAAAAAGTGCAGTCAGATCCGGAGGTGGCGGCAAAATTGCAGCTGCAGGAGCTTTCTTTCCTGGCGCAGACTTACCTGCAGAAACATCTGGAAGACCAACCGGTATCACCTGACAAGTTGCAGGCGTTGTATGACACCAGGTATGGCAACAAGCCCATGACTGAATACAAAGCCCGACACATCCTGGTGGACTCTCCCAACACCGCACGGCAGGTAATCAGCGAACTGGAAGCCGGTGGCGATTTTGTAACACTGGCTGCGAAATATTCGACCGGCCCGTCAGCAAACAGCGGCGGCGATCTGGGTTGGTTTACCCGGCAGCAGATGGTGCCTGAATTTGCCGATGCAGTTGTAGCGTTGAACGATGGCGCCCACTCCGCGGCACCGGTGCAGACACAATACGGTTGGCACATTATTTTTAAGGAAGGCCAGCGTGAGACCCCTCCGCCACAGCTTGGGGCCGTCGGTCAGGAACTGGAGCGCGAGCTACAGCAGCAGGAAATCCAGAGCCTGGTTGAGGGATTACGGGAGTCGGCCAAGGTACGGACTTACCAATAA